One Saimiri boliviensis isolate mSaiBol1 chromosome 5, mSaiBol1.pri, whole genome shotgun sequence genomic window carries:
- the CAPN10 gene encoding calpain-10 isoform X1: MRAGCGATLARELFRDAAFPAADSSLFCDLSTPLAQFREDITWRRPQEICATPRLFPDDPREGQVKQGLLGDCWFLCACAALQKSRHLLDQVIPPGQPSWADQEYRGSFTCRIWQFGRWVEVTTDDRLPCLAGRLCFSRCQREDVFWLPLLEKVYAKVHGSYEHLWAGQVADALVDLTGGLAERWSLKGVAGSKGPGEHRTCRQLLPLKDRCLISCSVLSPRAGVRELGEFHAFIVSDLRELQGQAGHSVLLLRIQNPWGRRCWQGLWREGGEGWSQVDAAVASELLSQLQEGEFWVEEEEFLTEFDEITVGYPITEAGHLQSLYTERLLCHTRVLPGAWVKGQSAGGCRNNSGFPSNPKFWLRVSEPSEVHVAVLQRSRMHAADGAGRERALVGDSRTSWSPAGILGKHYQAVGLHIWKVEKRRVSLPRVLSTPPVAGTACHAYDREIHLRCELSPGYYLAVPSTFLRDAPGQFLLRVFSTGRVSLSAIRAVAKNAALGAVLPAGEWGTVQLRGSWRAGHTAGGSRNFVSYPTNPCLPFLVPEGPGPRCVHITLHQHCRAGDTEFHPIGFHVFQVPEGGRSPDAPPLLLQEPLLSCVPHRYAQEAVHSQPGGAGPVPPGGLRQGGDEHLAVWPRASSGDWSRRPAGFPAAGLSLSGAGLARPARCCLGAGPESWPASQPCQALLPRGPQEASIVRDAALGKSRCCSKGGKLGGFCGATETAETPGSFPDPPWRTLEEVSHLEGRAVALLYNYLLSESLLGLTL; encoded by the exons ATGCGGGCGGGCTGCGGCGCGACGCTGGCTCGGGAGCTGTTCCGGGACGCCGCCTTCCCCGCCGCGGACTCCTCGCTCTTCTGCGACTTGTCCACGCCGCTGGCCCAGTTCCGCGAGGACATCACGTGGAGGCGGCCCCAG GAGATCTGTGCCACGCCCCGGCTGTTTCCAGATGACCCGCGGGAAGGGCAGGTGAAGCAAGGATTGCTGGGGGATTGCTGGTTCCTGTGTGCTTGTGCCGCCCTGCAGAAGAGCAGGCACCTCCTGGACCAG GTCATTCCTCCGGGACAGCCGAGCTGGGCCGACCAGGAGTACCGGGGCTCCTTCACATGTCGCATTTGGCAGTTTGGACGCTGGGTGGAGGTGACCACAGACGACCGCCTGCCGTGCCTTGCAGGGAGACTCTGTTTCTCCCGCTGCCAGAGGGAGGATGTGTTCTGGCTCCCCTTACTGGAAAAGGTCTATGCCAA GGTCCACGGGTCCTACGAGCACTTGTGGGCAGGGCAGGTGGCGGATGCCCTGGTGGACCTGACTGGCGGCCTGGCAGAAAGATGGAGCCTGAAGGGCGTCGCAGGAAGCAAAGGCCCCGGAGAGCACAGGACATGCCGGCAGCTGCTCCCCCTGAAGGACCGGTGTCTCATCAGCTGCTCCGTGCTCAGCCCCCGAGCAG GTGTCCGGGAGCTGGGGGAGTTCCATGCCTTCATTGTGTCTGACCTGCGGGAGCTCCAGGGACAGGCGGGCCACAGCGTCCTGCTGCTGCGGATCCAGAACCCCTGGGGCCGGCGGTGCTGGCAGGGGCTCTGGAGAGAGGG GGGTGAAGGCTGGAGCCAGGTGGATGCAGCAGTAGCGTCTGAGCTCCTGTCCCAGCTCCAGGAAGGGGAGTtctgggtggaggaggaggagttccTCACGGAGTTTGATGAGATCACCGTCGGCTACCCCATCACGGAGGCTGGCCACCTGCAGAGCCTCTACACAG AGAGGCTGCTCTGCCACACTCGGGTGCTGCCCGGGGCCTGGGTCAAGGGGCAGTCAGCAGGAGGCTGCCGGAACAACAGCGGCTTTCCCAGCAACCCCAAATTCTGGCTGCGGGTCTCAGAGCCGAGCGAGGTGCACGTGGCTGTCCTGCAGAGATCCCGGATGCATGCGGCGGACGGGGCAGGCCGGGAGCGGGCGCTGGTGGGTGACAGTCGTACTTCATGGAGCCCAGCAGGCATCCTGGGCAAGCACTACCAGGCTGTGGGCCTGCACATCTGGAAG GTGGAGAAGCGGCGGGTCAGTCTGCCCAGGGTCCTGTCTACGCCCCCTGTGGCTGGCACCGCGTGCCACGCATACGACCGGGAGATCCACCTGCGTTGCGAGCTCTCACCGGGCTACTACTTGGCTGTCCCCAGCACCTTCCTGAGGGACGCACCTGGGCAGTTCCTGCTCCGAGTCTTCTCCACCGGGCGGGTCTCCCTCAG TGCCATCAGGGCAGTGGCCAAGAACGCCGCCCTCGGGGCAGTCCTGCCTGCAGGGGAGTGGGGGACTGTGCAGCTGCGGGGCTCGTGGAGAGCCGGCCACACGGCAGGTGGCAGCAGGAACTTTGTCTCCTACCCCACCAACCCCTGCTTGCCCTTCTTGGTCCCCGAGGGCCCCGGCCCCCGCTGCGTCCACATCACTCTGCATCAGCACTGCCGGGCCGGCGACACGGAGTTCCACCCCATTGGCTTCCATGTCTTCCAG GTCCCGGAGGGTGGCAGGAGCCCAGACGCGCCCCCGCTGCTGCTGCAGGAGCCACTGCTGAGCTGCGTGCCACACCGCTATGCCCAGGAG GCCGTCCATTCACAGCCAGGAGGTGCTGGGCCAGTCCCTCCAGGAG GTCTCCGTCAGGGCGGTGATGAACACCTAGCTGTGTGGCCCCGTGCCAGCTCAGGTGACTGGAGCCGAAGGCCTGCAGGGTTCCCAGCCGCCGGCCTTTCGTTGTCGGGGGCTGGGCTGGCCAGGCCAGCCAGGTGCTGTTTGGGGGCTGGTCCTGAGTCTTGGCCCgcctcccagccctgccaggcGCTGCTGCCTAGGGGTCCACAGGAAGCCTCCATCGTGAGAGACGCAGCCCTCGGGAAGAGCAGGTGCTGCAGTAAGGGCGGGAAACTCGGTGGCTTCTGTGGCGCCACTGAGACAGCAGAGACCCCAGGATCCTTCCCAGACCCTCCTTGGCGAACTCTAGAAGAGGTCTCACACCTGGAGGGGAGGGCAGTGGCTCTTCTTTATAACTATTTATTGTCTGAATCGCTTTTAGGATTAACTTTATAA
- the CAPN10 gene encoding calpain-10 isoform X3, whose protein sequence is MRAGCGATLARELFRDAAFPAADSSLFCDLSTPLAQFREDITWRRPQEICATPRLFPDDPREGQVKQGLLGDCWFLCACAALQKSRHLLDQVIPPGQPSWADQEYRGSFTCRIWQFGRWVEVTTDDRLPCLAGRLCFSRCQREDVFWLPLLEKVYAKVHGSYEHLWAGQVADALVDLTGGLAERWSLKGVAGSKGPGEHRTCRQLLPLKDRCLISCSVLSPRAGVRELGEFHAFIVSDLRELQGQAGHSVLLLRIQNPWGRRCWQGLWREGGEGWSQVDAAVASELLSQLQEGEFWVEEEEFLTEFDEITVGYPITEAGHLQSLYTERLLCHTRVLPGAWVKGQSAGGCRNNSGFPSNPKFWLRVSEPSEVHVAVLQRSRMHAADGAGRERALVGDSRTSWSPAGILGKHYQAVGLHIWKVEKRRVSLPRVLSTPPVAGTACHAYDREIHLRCELSPGYYLAVPSTFLRDAPGQFLLRVFSTGRVSLSAIRAVAKNAALGAVLPAGEWGTVQLRGSWRAGHTAGGSRNFVSYPTNPCLPFLVPEGPGPRCVHITLHQHCRAGDTEFHPIGFHVFQVPEGGRSPDAPPLLLQEPLLSCVPHRYAQEVSRLCLLPAGTYRVVPSTYLPDTEGAFTVTIAIKIDRPSIHSQEVLGQSLQEVSVRAVMNT, encoded by the exons ATGCGGGCGGGCTGCGGCGCGACGCTGGCTCGGGAGCTGTTCCGGGACGCCGCCTTCCCCGCCGCGGACTCCTCGCTCTTCTGCGACTTGTCCACGCCGCTGGCCCAGTTCCGCGAGGACATCACGTGGAGGCGGCCCCAG GAGATCTGTGCCACGCCCCGGCTGTTTCCAGATGACCCGCGGGAAGGGCAGGTGAAGCAAGGATTGCTGGGGGATTGCTGGTTCCTGTGTGCTTGTGCCGCCCTGCAGAAGAGCAGGCACCTCCTGGACCAG GTCATTCCTCCGGGACAGCCGAGCTGGGCCGACCAGGAGTACCGGGGCTCCTTCACATGTCGCATTTGGCAGTTTGGACGCTGGGTGGAGGTGACCACAGACGACCGCCTGCCGTGCCTTGCAGGGAGACTCTGTTTCTCCCGCTGCCAGAGGGAGGATGTGTTCTGGCTCCCCTTACTGGAAAAGGTCTATGCCAA GGTCCACGGGTCCTACGAGCACTTGTGGGCAGGGCAGGTGGCGGATGCCCTGGTGGACCTGACTGGCGGCCTGGCAGAAAGATGGAGCCTGAAGGGCGTCGCAGGAAGCAAAGGCCCCGGAGAGCACAGGACATGCCGGCAGCTGCTCCCCCTGAAGGACCGGTGTCTCATCAGCTGCTCCGTGCTCAGCCCCCGAGCAG GTGTCCGGGAGCTGGGGGAGTTCCATGCCTTCATTGTGTCTGACCTGCGGGAGCTCCAGGGACAGGCGGGCCACAGCGTCCTGCTGCTGCGGATCCAGAACCCCTGGGGCCGGCGGTGCTGGCAGGGGCTCTGGAGAGAGGG GGGTGAAGGCTGGAGCCAGGTGGATGCAGCAGTAGCGTCTGAGCTCCTGTCCCAGCTCCAGGAAGGGGAGTtctgggtggaggaggaggagttccTCACGGAGTTTGATGAGATCACCGTCGGCTACCCCATCACGGAGGCTGGCCACCTGCAGAGCCTCTACACAG AGAGGCTGCTCTGCCACACTCGGGTGCTGCCCGGGGCCTGGGTCAAGGGGCAGTCAGCAGGAGGCTGCCGGAACAACAGCGGCTTTCCCAGCAACCCCAAATTCTGGCTGCGGGTCTCAGAGCCGAGCGAGGTGCACGTGGCTGTCCTGCAGAGATCCCGGATGCATGCGGCGGACGGGGCAGGCCGGGAGCGGGCGCTGGTGGGTGACAGTCGTACTTCATGGAGCCCAGCAGGCATCCTGGGCAAGCACTACCAGGCTGTGGGCCTGCACATCTGGAAG GTGGAGAAGCGGCGGGTCAGTCTGCCCAGGGTCCTGTCTACGCCCCCTGTGGCTGGCACCGCGTGCCACGCATACGACCGGGAGATCCACCTGCGTTGCGAGCTCTCACCGGGCTACTACTTGGCTGTCCCCAGCACCTTCCTGAGGGACGCACCTGGGCAGTTCCTGCTCCGAGTCTTCTCCACCGGGCGGGTCTCCCTCAG TGCCATCAGGGCAGTGGCCAAGAACGCCGCCCTCGGGGCAGTCCTGCCTGCAGGGGAGTGGGGGACTGTGCAGCTGCGGGGCTCGTGGAGAGCCGGCCACACGGCAGGTGGCAGCAGGAACTTTGTCTCCTACCCCACCAACCCCTGCTTGCCCTTCTTGGTCCCCGAGGGCCCCGGCCCCCGCTGCGTCCACATCACTCTGCATCAGCACTGCCGGGCCGGCGACACGGAGTTCCACCCCATTGGCTTCCATGTCTTCCAG GTCCCGGAGGGTGGCAGGAGCCCAGACGCGCCCCCGCTGCTGCTGCAGGAGCCACTGCTGAGCTGCGTGCCACACCGCTATGCCCAGGAGGTGAGCCggctctgcctcctgcctgcagGCACCTACAGGGTCGTGCCCTCCACCTACCTGCCAGACACAGAGGGGGCCTTCACGGTGACCATCGCAATCAAGATTGACAG GCCGTCCATTCACAGCCAGGAGGTGCTGGGCCAGTCCCTCCAGGAG GTCTCCGTCAGGGCGGTGATGAACACCTAG
- the CAPN10 gene encoding calpain-10 isoform X4 — MRAGCGATLARELFRDAAFPAADSSLFCDLSTPLAQFREDITWRRPQEICATPRLFPDDPREGQVKQGLLGDCWFLCACAALQKSRHLLDQVIPPGQPSWADQEYRGSFTCRIWQFGRWVEVTTDDRLPCLAGRLCFSRCQREDVFWLPLLEKVYAKVHGSYEHLWAGQVADALVDLTGGLAERWSLKGVAGSKGPGEHRTCRQLLPLKDRCLISCSVLSPRAGVRELGEFHAFIVSDLRELQGQAGHSVLLLRIQNPWGRRCWQGLWREGGEGWSQVDAAVASELLSQLQEGEFWVEEEEFLTEFDEITVGYPITEAGHLQSLYTERLLCHTRVLPGAWVKGQSAGGCRNNSGFPSNPKFWLRVSEPSEVHVAVLQRSRMHAADGAGRERALVGDSRTSWSPAGILGKHYQAVGLHIWKVEKRRVSLPRVLSTPPVAGTACHAYDREIHLRCELSPGYYLAVPSTFLRDAPGQFLLRVFSTGRVSLSAIRAVAKNAALGAVLPAGEWGTVQLRGSWRAGHTAGGSRNFVSYPTNPCLPFLVPEGPGPRCVHITLHQHCRAGDTEFHPIGFHVFQVPEGGRSPDAPPLLLQEPLLSCVPHRYAQEAVHSQPGGAGPVPPGGTYAAPARSPACLGSLRSLCLGHEVPRLFL, encoded by the exons ATGCGGGCGGGCTGCGGCGCGACGCTGGCTCGGGAGCTGTTCCGGGACGCCGCCTTCCCCGCCGCGGACTCCTCGCTCTTCTGCGACTTGTCCACGCCGCTGGCCCAGTTCCGCGAGGACATCACGTGGAGGCGGCCCCAG GAGATCTGTGCCACGCCCCGGCTGTTTCCAGATGACCCGCGGGAAGGGCAGGTGAAGCAAGGATTGCTGGGGGATTGCTGGTTCCTGTGTGCTTGTGCCGCCCTGCAGAAGAGCAGGCACCTCCTGGACCAG GTCATTCCTCCGGGACAGCCGAGCTGGGCCGACCAGGAGTACCGGGGCTCCTTCACATGTCGCATTTGGCAGTTTGGACGCTGGGTGGAGGTGACCACAGACGACCGCCTGCCGTGCCTTGCAGGGAGACTCTGTTTCTCCCGCTGCCAGAGGGAGGATGTGTTCTGGCTCCCCTTACTGGAAAAGGTCTATGCCAA GGTCCACGGGTCCTACGAGCACTTGTGGGCAGGGCAGGTGGCGGATGCCCTGGTGGACCTGACTGGCGGCCTGGCAGAAAGATGGAGCCTGAAGGGCGTCGCAGGAAGCAAAGGCCCCGGAGAGCACAGGACATGCCGGCAGCTGCTCCCCCTGAAGGACCGGTGTCTCATCAGCTGCTCCGTGCTCAGCCCCCGAGCAG GTGTCCGGGAGCTGGGGGAGTTCCATGCCTTCATTGTGTCTGACCTGCGGGAGCTCCAGGGACAGGCGGGCCACAGCGTCCTGCTGCTGCGGATCCAGAACCCCTGGGGCCGGCGGTGCTGGCAGGGGCTCTGGAGAGAGGG GGGTGAAGGCTGGAGCCAGGTGGATGCAGCAGTAGCGTCTGAGCTCCTGTCCCAGCTCCAGGAAGGGGAGTtctgggtggaggaggaggagttccTCACGGAGTTTGATGAGATCACCGTCGGCTACCCCATCACGGAGGCTGGCCACCTGCAGAGCCTCTACACAG AGAGGCTGCTCTGCCACACTCGGGTGCTGCCCGGGGCCTGGGTCAAGGGGCAGTCAGCAGGAGGCTGCCGGAACAACAGCGGCTTTCCCAGCAACCCCAAATTCTGGCTGCGGGTCTCAGAGCCGAGCGAGGTGCACGTGGCTGTCCTGCAGAGATCCCGGATGCATGCGGCGGACGGGGCAGGCCGGGAGCGGGCGCTGGTGGGTGACAGTCGTACTTCATGGAGCCCAGCAGGCATCCTGGGCAAGCACTACCAGGCTGTGGGCCTGCACATCTGGAAG GTGGAGAAGCGGCGGGTCAGTCTGCCCAGGGTCCTGTCTACGCCCCCTGTGGCTGGCACCGCGTGCCACGCATACGACCGGGAGATCCACCTGCGTTGCGAGCTCTCACCGGGCTACTACTTGGCTGTCCCCAGCACCTTCCTGAGGGACGCACCTGGGCAGTTCCTGCTCCGAGTCTTCTCCACCGGGCGGGTCTCCCTCAG TGCCATCAGGGCAGTGGCCAAGAACGCCGCCCTCGGGGCAGTCCTGCCTGCAGGGGAGTGGGGGACTGTGCAGCTGCGGGGCTCGTGGAGAGCCGGCCACACGGCAGGTGGCAGCAGGAACTTTGTCTCCTACCCCACCAACCCCTGCTTGCCCTTCTTGGTCCCCGAGGGCCCCGGCCCCCGCTGCGTCCACATCACTCTGCATCAGCACTGCCGGGCCGGCGACACGGAGTTCCACCCCATTGGCTTCCATGTCTTCCAG GTCCCGGAGGGTGGCAGGAGCCCAGACGCGCCCCCGCTGCTGCTGCAGGAGCCACTGCTGAGCTGCGTGCCACACCGCTATGCCCAGGAG GCCGTCCATTCACAGCCAGGAGGTGCTGGGCCAGTCCCTCCAGGAGGTACGTACGCAGCCCCAGCCCGCTCACCTGCCTGCCTAGGGTCTCTCCGCAGCCTCTGCCTGGGACATGAGGTGCCTCGACTCTTCCTGTGA
- the CAPN10 gene encoding calpain-10 isoform X2: protein MRAGCGATLARELFRDAAFPAADSSLFCDLSTPLAQFREDITWRRPQEICATPRLFPDDPREGQVKQGLLGDCWFLCACAALQKSRHLLDQVIPPGQPSWADQEYRGSFTCRIWQFGRWVEVTTDDRLPCLAGRLCFSRCQREDVFWLPLLEKVYAKVHGSYEHLWAGQVADALVDLTGGLAERWSLKGVAGSKGPGEHRTCRQLLPLKDRCLISCSVLSPRAGVRELGEFHAFIVSDLRELQGQAGHSVLLLRIQNPWGRRCWQGLWREGGEGWSQVDAAVASELLSQLQEGEFWVEEEEFLTEFDEITVGYPITEAGHLQSLYTERLLCHTRVLPGAWVKGQSAGGCRNNSGFPSNPKFWLRVSEPSEVHVAVLQRSRMHAADGAGRERALVGDSRTSWSPAGILGKHYQAVGLHIWKVEKRRVSLPRVLSTPPVAGTACHAYDREIHLRCELSPGYYLAVPSTFLRDAPGQFLLRVFSTGRVSLSAIRAVAKNAALGAVLPAGEWGTVQLRGSWRAGHTAGGSRNFVSYPTNPCLPFLVPEGPGPRCVHITLHQHCRAGDTEFHPIGFHVFQVPEGGRSPDAPPLLLQEPLLSCVPHRYAQEVSRLCLLPAGTYRVVPSTYLPDTEGAFTVTIAIKIDRPSIHSQEVLGQSLQEVRTQPQPAHLPA from the exons ATGCGGGCGGGCTGCGGCGCGACGCTGGCTCGGGAGCTGTTCCGGGACGCCGCCTTCCCCGCCGCGGACTCCTCGCTCTTCTGCGACTTGTCCACGCCGCTGGCCCAGTTCCGCGAGGACATCACGTGGAGGCGGCCCCAG GAGATCTGTGCCACGCCCCGGCTGTTTCCAGATGACCCGCGGGAAGGGCAGGTGAAGCAAGGATTGCTGGGGGATTGCTGGTTCCTGTGTGCTTGTGCCGCCCTGCAGAAGAGCAGGCACCTCCTGGACCAG GTCATTCCTCCGGGACAGCCGAGCTGGGCCGACCAGGAGTACCGGGGCTCCTTCACATGTCGCATTTGGCAGTTTGGACGCTGGGTGGAGGTGACCACAGACGACCGCCTGCCGTGCCTTGCAGGGAGACTCTGTTTCTCCCGCTGCCAGAGGGAGGATGTGTTCTGGCTCCCCTTACTGGAAAAGGTCTATGCCAA GGTCCACGGGTCCTACGAGCACTTGTGGGCAGGGCAGGTGGCGGATGCCCTGGTGGACCTGACTGGCGGCCTGGCAGAAAGATGGAGCCTGAAGGGCGTCGCAGGAAGCAAAGGCCCCGGAGAGCACAGGACATGCCGGCAGCTGCTCCCCCTGAAGGACCGGTGTCTCATCAGCTGCTCCGTGCTCAGCCCCCGAGCAG GTGTCCGGGAGCTGGGGGAGTTCCATGCCTTCATTGTGTCTGACCTGCGGGAGCTCCAGGGACAGGCGGGCCACAGCGTCCTGCTGCTGCGGATCCAGAACCCCTGGGGCCGGCGGTGCTGGCAGGGGCTCTGGAGAGAGGG GGGTGAAGGCTGGAGCCAGGTGGATGCAGCAGTAGCGTCTGAGCTCCTGTCCCAGCTCCAGGAAGGGGAGTtctgggtggaggaggaggagttccTCACGGAGTTTGATGAGATCACCGTCGGCTACCCCATCACGGAGGCTGGCCACCTGCAGAGCCTCTACACAG AGAGGCTGCTCTGCCACACTCGGGTGCTGCCCGGGGCCTGGGTCAAGGGGCAGTCAGCAGGAGGCTGCCGGAACAACAGCGGCTTTCCCAGCAACCCCAAATTCTGGCTGCGGGTCTCAGAGCCGAGCGAGGTGCACGTGGCTGTCCTGCAGAGATCCCGGATGCATGCGGCGGACGGGGCAGGCCGGGAGCGGGCGCTGGTGGGTGACAGTCGTACTTCATGGAGCCCAGCAGGCATCCTGGGCAAGCACTACCAGGCTGTGGGCCTGCACATCTGGAAG GTGGAGAAGCGGCGGGTCAGTCTGCCCAGGGTCCTGTCTACGCCCCCTGTGGCTGGCACCGCGTGCCACGCATACGACCGGGAGATCCACCTGCGTTGCGAGCTCTCACCGGGCTACTACTTGGCTGTCCCCAGCACCTTCCTGAGGGACGCACCTGGGCAGTTCCTGCTCCGAGTCTTCTCCACCGGGCGGGTCTCCCTCAG TGCCATCAGGGCAGTGGCCAAGAACGCCGCCCTCGGGGCAGTCCTGCCTGCAGGGGAGTGGGGGACTGTGCAGCTGCGGGGCTCGTGGAGAGCCGGCCACACGGCAGGTGGCAGCAGGAACTTTGTCTCCTACCCCACCAACCCCTGCTTGCCCTTCTTGGTCCCCGAGGGCCCCGGCCCCCGCTGCGTCCACATCACTCTGCATCAGCACTGCCGGGCCGGCGACACGGAGTTCCACCCCATTGGCTTCCATGTCTTCCAG GTCCCGGAGGGTGGCAGGAGCCCAGACGCGCCCCCGCTGCTGCTGCAGGAGCCACTGCTGAGCTGCGTGCCACACCGCTATGCCCAGGAGGTGAGCCggctctgcctcctgcctgcagGCACCTACAGGGTCGTGCCCTCCACCTACCTGCCAGACACAGAGGGGGCCTTCACGGTGACCATCGCAATCAAGATTGACAG GCCGTCCATTCACAGCCAGGAGGTGCTGGGCCAGTCCCTCCAGGAGGTACGTACGCAGCCCCAGCCCGCTCACCTGCCTGCCTAG